The following proteins are co-located in the Paludibaculum fermentans genome:
- a CDS encoding amidase → MTALEAAAALRARKISSVELTVQCLAQIEKLNPTLNAFITVTANTALAEARKADEELAQGMDRGPLHGIPIAHKDLLCTNGVRTTSGSKVFSSYIPNFDAAVVERWREAGAVMLGKTGLHEHAYGITSTNPHFGAIRNPWNPECIPGGSSGGSAVAVATGMALLATGSDTGGSIRVPASYCGIAGIKATFGRVSKFGALPLGFTLDHMGPLGRTVRDVAVALQAMAGYDKRDSTTVDRPVPDYLPPVGEISLKGVKIGMPLNFFYEKLDPQVDNAVHFMAYTAQDLGAELVDVRVPDGRQLNTVAQVTLLAEAASVHEPYIRKQRASYGEDVRTLIDMGRVLPATDYLQAQRLRKRMLGVYQNILKSVDCLLVPSTAIFAPKIGQTEIEIAGAMEDTRLASTKLVRGFNALGLPVVALPAGFSNAGLPVGCQLVGRAWGEQSLLRIAAALEDRAPHYKRTWQG, encoded by the coding sequence ATGACGGCCCTGGAAGCGGCGGCGGCGCTACGGGCGCGCAAGATCAGCTCCGTCGAACTGACGGTACAGTGCCTGGCGCAGATCGAGAAGCTGAATCCCACGCTGAACGCCTTCATCACGGTAACGGCGAATACGGCGCTGGCCGAGGCGCGCAAGGCGGACGAAGAACTCGCCCAGGGAATGGACCGCGGTCCGCTGCACGGGATTCCGATCGCGCACAAGGATCTGCTTTGCACGAACGGCGTGCGGACCACCTCCGGCTCAAAGGTGTTCTCCAGCTACATCCCGAACTTCGATGCCGCCGTAGTGGAGCGTTGGCGCGAAGCCGGAGCCGTCATGCTGGGCAAGACCGGCCTGCACGAACACGCCTACGGCATCACCTCGACGAATCCTCACTTCGGCGCGATCCGGAACCCCTGGAATCCGGAGTGCATTCCCGGCGGATCGTCGGGCGGCTCGGCGGTGGCAGTGGCGACAGGTATGGCATTGCTGGCGACTGGCAGCGATACGGGCGGGTCGATTCGTGTCCCGGCGTCCTATTGCGGCATCGCGGGCATCAAAGCGACGTTCGGACGGGTTTCGAAATTTGGAGCGCTGCCCCTGGGCTTCACGCTGGACCACATGGGTCCGCTGGGCCGGACTGTGCGCGACGTGGCGGTGGCGTTGCAGGCGATGGCGGGCTATGACAAGCGCGACAGCACGACGGTCGACCGGCCGGTGCCGGACTATCTGCCGCCGGTGGGCGAGATCTCGCTGAAGGGTGTCAAGATCGGCATGCCGCTGAACTTCTTCTACGAGAAGCTCGACCCGCAGGTGGACAACGCCGTGCATTTCATGGCGTATACAGCGCAGGATCTGGGCGCGGAACTGGTGGATGTACGGGTGCCGGATGGACGCCAGTTGAATACGGTGGCGCAGGTGACGCTGCTGGCGGAAGCTGCGTCGGTCCACGAGCCTTACATTCGCAAGCAAAGGGCCTCCTACGGCGAGGACGTGCGGACCCTGATCGACATGGGCCGCGTGCTGCCGGCCACCGACTACCTGCAGGCCCAGCGGCTGCGCAAGCGCATGCTCGGGGTCTATCAGAACATCCTCAAGAGCGTAGATTGCCTGCTGGTGCCGAGCACCGCGATCTTCGCCCCCAAGATTGGCCAGACCGAGATCGAGATCGCCGGCGCCATGGAAGACACGCGGCTCGCCAGCACGAAGCTGGTGCGCGGCTTCAACGCGCTAGGCCTGCCGGTGGTGGCGCTGCCGGCCGGGTTCTCCAACGCCGGGTTGCCGGTGGGCTGCCAACTGGTGGGCCGAGCCTGGGGCGAACAGAGCCTGTTGCGGATCGCGGCTGCGCTGGAAGACCGTGCTCCCCACTATAAGCGGACCTGGCAAGGCTAA